The Montipora capricornis isolate CH-2021 chromosome 6, ASM3666992v2, whole genome shotgun sequence genome has a window encoding:
- the LOC138050914 gene encoding D-inositol 3-phosphate glycosyltransferase-like — MLKSYHDHPISMSEENRYIEVELCEMANFVVAVEPKLAEAFRKYLRYSKKQHVFFSLTLGILDEFVSVQHVPEDGKQCTVLVFRRGDASNFKLKGFGIALQSVATLPETSLMFLGAPDGKNKDIAKQLLDFGIPEKHFRVRSCVKTREALKRLFHEMDLVLMPSIVEGFGVTGLEALSAGLPVIVSKDSGLGEALSNVTFGSFFVIDDEDPKAWTAAIKGMWNKNGQIRLDEAKALRDIYGTKYSWSEQCKDLLKKMIDLVNDASCELQMSSEAQGKLKRKSREDQKGKN; from the exons ATGTTGAAATCGTACCACGACCATCCAATCTCAATGAGCGAGGAAAACCGTTATATTGAAGTAGAACTGTGCGAGATGGCTAATTTCGTTGTAGCAGTCGAGCCCAAGCTGGCAGAGGCCTTTCGCAAATATCTCCGCTATTCTAAAAAACAacacgtttttttttccttaactcTTGGTATTTTGGATGAATTTGTCAGTGTTCAACACGTTCCTGAGGATGGAAAGCAGTGCACTGTCTTAGTGTTTCGTCGTGGAGACGCTTCAAACTTCAAGTTAAAAGGATTTGGCATTGCATTGCAATCTGTTGCGACATTACCTGAAACTAGTCTAATGTTTCTTGGAGCACCCGATGGAAAAAACAAGGATATTGCAAAACAATTGCTTGACTTCGGTATTCCCGAAAAGCACTTTCGCGTGAGAAGCTGTGTCAAAACCCGAGAAGCTTTGAAGCGATTATTCCATGAGATGGATCTTGTACTCATGCCTTCTATTGTAGAAGGGTTTGGCGTGACAGGTCTGGAAGCTCTGTCAGCTGGACTACCTGTGATCGTCAGCAAGGACTCTGGCCTTGGAGAAGCTCTGAGCAATGTAACATTTGGTTCTTTCTTCGTCATTGACGATGAGGATCCCAAAGCGTGGACAGCAGCTATCAAGGGCATGTGGAACAAAAACGGACAGATAAGGCTTGATGAGGCTAAGGCTTTGCGTGACATCTACGGAACAAAATATAGCTGGTCTGAGCAGTGCAAAGATCTTCTCAAAAAGATGATCGACTTAGTTAATG ATGCTTCCTGCGAGCTTCAGATGTCATCAGAAGCACAAGGCAAATTAAAGAGGAAATCCCGTGAGGACCAAAAAG GCAAAAATTGA